In Geoalkalibacter ferrihydriticus DSM 17813, the sequence GAGCACCTTGACCAAATCAAGGCCCATCTCGGGATAGATGAAGTCATTGCCGCAGCCGCCGAAAAAAGCCACCCGGTAGCGCGGCTTCTCGATGTTCTGCGGAACCTCGGGCAGCAGATCGCGCAAAGGTTTGGCGGCGATCGTCGGCAATGTGCGCCATTCGGTGAACGAGGAAAAATAGGCGGGCAGGTGGCGAATGCTGCGTTCGCCCTTGCTCACCGGCTTTTGCAGCAGGCTTGCAGCGCGGATCAGGCTGTGAAAGAGCTTGCGGTTGCGCATGACTTTTTTGAAGACGATGGACTTGCCGGCACCGATGCCTTCTTCTTCACCGATCACCGAACGCAGGTGCAGGATGATGCCCTCCAGATCGATGTTGCTCGGGCAGATGGCAACGCAGGCGCGGCAGCCGATGCAGGCGCGCACGATTTCGGCGGCCTTGTCCAGGCCGTGAAAGAATGCGGTGAGAATGATGCCGATTGCGCCGATATAGATGTGTCCGAACACATGTCCGCCCACCGTTTGATAGACCGGGCAAACGTTGGCGCAGGCGCCGCAGCGGATGCAGCGCAGGGCGTCTTGGCAGTGGGGTGATGCAGCCAGGGCGCTGCGGCCGTTGTCGAGAAGGACGATGTGCAGCTCCTTGTCGGCATCGCCGCAGGGTACGGCGCCGGTGATCCAGGTGACATAGCTGGTCAGGGGCTGGCCGGTGGCGTTTTTCGGCAGGACGCGAATGACCTTGGCGGCGTCCTCGAGGGTCGGCACGAGTTTTTCGATGCCCACCAGGACAACGTGAATCTTCGGCAGGGTTGCTACCAGGCGCGCGTTGCCTTCGTTGGTGACCAAGACGATGCCGCCGGTTTCGGCCACCGCGATGTTGGCGCCGGTGATGCCCATATCCGCATCAAGATAGGTCTGGCGCAACTGTTCGCGGGCCACCTGCACCAGGTGAGCGATTTCCGCCGGTTCTGTGCGGCCGGTCACCTGGCCGAAGAGTTCCGCCACCTCTTCCTTGAACATGTGGATCGCCGGCATCACCATGTGGCTCGGGCGTTGACCCGCCAACTGAATGATCCACTCCCCGAGATCAGTTTCCACTGCCTTGACGCCGGCTTTGGCCAAGGCATCGTTGAGGTGGATTTCCTCGCTCGCCATGCTCTTGCTCTTGGCGACGGTTTTCACTCCGCGTTTTTTTGCCAGATTGGCAATGTAGGCGTTGGCCTCTTCACCGGTCCGGGCCAGATGAACTATGGCGCCGGCCGCGCGCGCGTTTTGCATGAAGCGGGCGAGCAGCTCTTCGTGCTCCTCGCGCACCTGGTCCTTCATTGCGGCGATTTCCTGGCGCAATGTTTCAAAATCCAGTCCGGCAAACGCGTTCTGTCGTGAAATCAGATAAGCGTCGCCGAATTTGTGCAGGGCGTCCTGAAGTTTAGGGGTGGCCAGTGCCTGATCGATGAGTTGCTTGTATTGGCGGGTGCGTTGCTTATTCATGGGCGTTATCCCTTGTCAGGGGCGCGTCCTGGTGCGCCCGATCCTCTTCCTAATTCTCCAGCGGATCCTCGGAAATCCCTTCCAGCAGCAGGATGTGCAGTTCACAGGGACCGTGCACGCCGATGGTCAGCACACGTTCGATGTCGGCGGTGCGGCTGGGTCCGGAAATGTAGGCGAGAAAGCTGCGTGGCGTTTGTTGCTGCAGGCGGCGCAGAGGTGCGACGGCAGCCAGACCGTCGGCGACAATTTTTCGCGGGTCGAGGAGGACGAAATGGCGCGTGGGCAGGGTCGTGGCCAGGCGCGTCGCTTCAGCGGTGCTTTCCAGTACCACCGTGCCGGTATCGGCAATGGCGAAATTGGCGCCGGTGATACCGGCGGCCGCGGCGGGCGCCTGGGTGCGGGGCTGGTGGGTGGCGATGTCGCTGCCACGCTCGCGCAATCCCCTGGCCAACCCAAGGCGCTCAAGGCTGGGACTGGGTGCGAGCAGCACCAGCCCGCCGGCCTGCATATGGATGTAATCGGCCGCGGCGGAGGCATCGCGCATGGGGAGAACTTTGGCGCCGACGCGCGATGCCGCTTCGCTGAAACCCTGCACAAGCTTTGCGTCAATCATAAAAACTCTCCGGGAAGAATGGTCATACCACTATTTTGGGAATCCTATCTTGGGGAAGCTGTTCTGTCAACGGCAAACAACGTTTTTGATGCATTTTTCTTTCTGTAAATAGCCGCTTTTACGTGATTTCAACAGCTTTTGAAGCAATCAGAACGTGATTTGAATTTTGTGTTGACAGTAACACGGGATGTAGGTAAGAATTTTAAAAGGTAAGGCCATTTGGATTTTAGGGCTCTGCTACCCTGGTCCATTTTCGCGTGGAAAGGATCTTTGCCTCATGAATTTGCTGCTCTCGCTGTTTCCCATCGTTTTGCTGATCTACCTGATGCCCCAAACCCATATGTTCCACCTTCGCAAGATATTCCAGAAGTACAATTAATCTTTTTCGCAAGGGGAAATTTTATGTCACCAGGGATCCAGGCATTACTTGCAGGAACACCAATTATTGTCGCAGCCGTGCTGCTCGTTGGCCTTCAATGGCCGGCGCGACGGGCCATGCCCATCGTTTATCTCACAGCGGCAGGCATCGCACTGTTCTTTTGGGAGATGAGCTTTAACCGTGTTCTCGCCTCAACGATTCAAGGGTTCATTGTTACGGTCGCAGTGCTTTGGATTATTTTCGGTGCGATCATGCTGCTCAATACTCTTCAGAATTCCGGCGCCATTTCAACAATCCGGGCGGGCTTCACTAACATCAGTCCGGATCGACGCGTTCAGGTTCTTATTCTGGCGTGGCTTTTCGGCTGCTTCATCGAAGGAGCTTCAGGTTTTGGCACCCCGGCAGCCATCGCTGCGCCATTGCTGGTGGCTATTGGTTTTCCAGCCCTGGGTGCCATCATGGTTGGCATGATGATTCAATCAACACCGGTATCCTTCGGCGCGGTCGGAACCCCAATCATCATCGGGGTGACCAATGGGCTGGACCATATCGCCATCGGAAACCAACTCACCGCGACCGGCTCAAGCTGGGAAGCCTTTGTGCAAATCATTACTTCAGAAGTCGCTATCGGCCATGCTATCGTCGGAACCCTGATGCCACTGCTGATGGTCATGATGCTTACCCGATTTTTCGGCAAAAACAAGAGCTGGAAAGAGGGGCTGGCCATGGCGCCATTCGCCCTTTTTACCGGTCTGGCCTTTGCTGTTCCCTACGCTCTTACCGGGATCTTTCTCGGCCCGGAGTTCCCTTCTCTCATCGGCGCCCTGTTCGGCATGGCCATTGTTGTGCCGGCAGCCAGGAAAGGCTTCCTGACACCAAAAACGGTTTGGGACTTTGCTCCACAAGAAGAGTGGCCGAAGGCGTGGTTTGGTACGATTACCCCCAAAAAACCCAGTCTTGATGAGCGAAAAATCTCCCTGCCTATGGCCTGGACCCCGTACATTCTGGTGGCCTTGATTCTGGTTGCCAGCCGGGTCTTTCCCGCTCTCAAGTCCGCGTTGCTCAGCCTGTCATTCGGCTGGCGAAATATTCTTGGCGAAGCGGGTGTCAGCAGCAGTATTGAACCACTCTATCTGCCCGGAGGAATTTTATTGTTTGTCTGCGTGCTGACGCTGTTCCTGCACAGGATGAAATTCTCCCAGTTTACCGCTGCTGCCGGGTCTGCCGGAAAAACTCTGCTCGGCGCGGGATTTGTTCTGATGTTTACAATCCCGATGGTGCGGATTCTTATCAATTCAGGGATCAACGGCGCTGATCTGGTATCCATGCCCGTGGCCATGGCCGATTATGTGGCGGTAACCTTTGGTTCCGTCTATCCGTTCTTTGCTCCGACAGTTGGTGGCCTTGGGGCATTTATCGCCGGTTCCAACACCGTTAGCAACATGATGCTCTCCCAGTTCCAGCTTGAAGTGGCAAACGCCCTGAGTGTTTCAGGCGCGGTGATGCTTTCCCTTCAGGCAATGGGCGCAGCAGCCGGAAATATGATCGCTATCCATAATGTGGTCGCTGCTTCGGCAACTGTCGGGCTGCTCGGGCAGGAAGGCAGGACGATTCGCATGACGATTATTCCGACAACGTTCTACCTGATTGCCCTTGGCATCCTGGGCCTTGTGGCTGTGTATGTCCTTGGTCTGACGGACCCGCTGATGGGACTGTAAGTATGCTCCCGTCAACGTTGGGTCTTTAAACGAACCCTGGTGCCCATGCTCATCTACGGAATGATCGCCGCGCTGGTCGGAATCTTCCTCATGTGAGAAAATGCGCGTTGATCTGAGTTTTTTTAGAGACACCTGCAACCTGAGCAAGGAGAACCCCCATGATTTCCTCGACCGCCATTGCCCACCTCAAGGAAAAGCTGGGCGACGCCAACGTGCTGCACGAAAAGGAAGATCTGCTCACCCTGGGCTATGATTCCACCCCCGGGGTGCATCATCTGCCCGAGGTCGTGGTCTACCCAACCACCACCGAAGAGGTCATTGCCGCCATGGAGATCGCCGAACGCGAAGGGCTGCCTCTGACGCCGCGCGGCTCAGGTACGGGGCTCTCCGGCGGCAGCGTGCCGGTCAAGGGTGGCATGGTGCTGTGCCTGACGCGCATGAACCGCATTCTGGAAATCGACGAGGAGAACCTCACCGCCACCGCCGAGGCGGGGGTGATTACCCTTGATCTGTTCAACGCGGTGGCGGCCAAGGGGCTGTTCTATCCCCCCGACCCCGGTTCTCAGAAGATTTCCACCCTGGGCGGCAACGTCGCCGAGAATGCAGGCGGGCTCCGGGGGCTCAAATACGGCGTCACGCGCGACTATGTGATGGCGCTCAAAGGGGTGCTCGCCGATCGCAGCCTCATCGCCACCGGTGGCAAAAGCGTCAAGGATGTCGCCGGCTACGGCTTCAAGGATCTGCTGGTGGGCAGCGAGGGGACACTGGGGATTGTGACCGAGATCACCGTCAAGCTGATTCCGCCGCCCCAGGACAAGCGCACCATCCTTGCCTATTTCAACGACGTGCGCACCGCCGGCGAAGCGGTGTCGCGCATCATCGCCGCCAAAATCATCCCCTCGACCATGGAGATCATGGATCGCGCGGTTATCAACTGCGTGGAGGATTATGTCAAGATCGGCCTGCCGCGGCAGATGGCCGCGCTCTTGCTCATCGAAGTCGACGGTCATCCGGCACCGGTTGCGGAAGAGGCCGCCGGGGTGCAGAAAATTCTTGAGCAGGTCAAAGCCGCCGAGATCCATGTGGCGCGCGATGCCGAGCATGCGGCAAGCCTTGCCGCGGCGCGCCGTACTGCGCTCTCGGCCCTGGCGCGGATGTCGCCCACCACTTTGCTGGAAGACGCCACCGTGCCGCGCTCTCGGTTGGCTGAGACCTTCAGTGAAATCGAACGCCTCACCGAGAAATACCGTCTCAAGGTGGGCACTTTCGGCCACGCCGGCGACGGCAATCTGCATCCGACAGTGCTCTGCGATGAGCGCGATCACGAGGAAATGGAACGCGCGCACGCCTTCTACAACGAACTCTACGAACAGGTGCTGGCCTGGGGCGGCACCGTGTCGGGCGAACACGGCATCGGTCTGGCCAAGAAGGAATACCTTGCGCGTCAGATCGGGCCGGGTGGCGTGCAGGTGATGAAACGTATCAAGCAGGTCTTCGATCCGCAGGGTATCCTGAACCCCGGAAAAATTTTCGACGAAGGCGATCCCTGTACGCAGGTGCATGTGGAGGAGGGTTTCCGTGTCTCGCACTGAACCGTTGGGAAATTTTACCGCCGAGGATGCTCCCCACTACGACGATGTGGTGCAGTGCATGCGTTGTGGTTTCTGCCTGCCGACCTGTCCGACCTATGCCCTGACCGGGCGCGAGCGCTCCAGCCCGCGTGGCCGGGTGGCGCTGGCGCGGGCCGTGGCGGAGAAGAAGCTTGAATTTACCCCGGCCATCAAGGAAGAGGCCTTTTTCTGTCTGGACTGCCGCGCCTGCACCACGGCGTGCCCGTCGGGAGTGCGTGCCGGCGAGGTGATGGAGATGTGCCGCAGCCAGGCCCATGCCTTCTATCCTCTGGGTAAGATGGGCAAGGCGTTTCGCGAGTTCATCCTGCAGAAGATGGTGCCCTCGCCCAAAATGATGGAAACCTCCATGCTGCCGACACGGCTCTATCAGCGTCTCGGCATTCAGTGGCTGGTGCGTCATCTCAAGGTGCTCAAGCTTGGCCCGGAGTGGATGAATAAAGCTGAAGGCATGCTGCCCGAGCTGGAAAAGCCTCTGCGGCCGCAATTGCCGGACATCGTTGCCGCACGCGGGGAAAAGCGCGGGCGGGTCGGTTTTTTCTTGGGTTGCGTCATGACCCTGATGTACCCCAATGTGTCACGCAACACGGTGCGTGTCTTGACTCACCAGGGTTTTGACGTGGTGACCCCCAAGGACACCAAATGCTGCGGCGCGCCGCATTTGTCCGAAGGCGATCGCGAAACCGCGCGTCAGCTGGCGCTGTTCAACCTCGATCTGTTTCTCGCTCAGGATGTGGATTACATCGTCACGGATTGTGCCGGTTGCGGGGCGGCCCTCAAAGAATACGAAGAACTGTTGGCGGAGCGTGCCGAACATGAGAAATTGAGCCGGTTTCGCGAAAAGATTCGCGACATTTCGGAGTTTCTCGTCGAAGTCGGCTTGCGCACGGAAGGATTGCAGGAGGTGCGCGCCCGCGTTACCTATCACGAGCCCTGCCACCTGTGTCACGCCCAGGGTATCAGTGCCCAGCCGCGTCAGCTCATCCGTCAGATTCCCGGCGTCGAGCTGCGCGAAATGCAGGAAGCAAGCTGGTGCTGCGGTTCGGCGGCCACTTGGGGGCTGAAGTTTTCCCAGGACAGCCAGAAGGTGCTTGATCGAAAACTTGACAACGTCAAGGCCAGCGGTGCTGATATTCTGATCACGGCCAACCCCGGTTGCCATCTGCAACTGGCCTGGGGAGTCCGCCAAGCCGGTATGCCGCAGGACGTGCTGCACCTCATGGAGCTGCTCGGTCGCGCCCTGCCGCCGGACTGATCCGGCAGCGCAAAGGTTTTCCTTTCTCGCCCGGCGGTTTTCTTCGCGCCGGGCATTTTTATTCCTCGGATTCTTCCTCCAGCCCCAGGCTGTCCATCATGTTCAATACAAAATTTTTGGCGCGTCCCGCCGGGGCGATGATGCCGTAGGCCAGAGCTTCCCTGAGTTCCGCCGCGCTTGCGCCCTGCTCCTTCGCGACCGCGAAGTGTTTGCCCAGTCAGTCGGGACAGCCCACCGCCACCGCGCAGGCGACCCGGATCAACTCTCGAGTTTTTACGTCCAACACTTCCTCGTATTCGAACTCAAAGACCTTTTTGCGGATTTTCATGCATACCTCCTTGATTGATAACCTGGATCTCACGGATTCAGGTATAAGAGACGGGTCCATGACAGTAGAAACAGACTAAAGCAATCCCGACCAAATGCAACCTTAGGGCTGAGTGCCCACTGCGCTTGATGAGAAAGAAAAACAAGGACAGGTTTCCAGGGGCGTTGCCTCAATTAGACAAGGCGGCGGGAAGGGATCTGCTGCCGCATCTTGAATGTCAGATCATCGCGCATCGGTTGTTGTTGTGCTGAAGGTACGGAGCGCAAAAGAAAACGGTCGACGCGGGGTTTACTTTTTCTGATTTTTGGTTCTACTTATCATATAAGGTTTTTACCGGCCCGCCACACGCCAAGGGGAACATTCATGGATGTTGCAAGAGAAATGGACCTTCTGGGGTATCTCGGAATGGACAGCCGCTTTGCGCGCAGTCTGGTGGAGACGGCGCAGATCGTCATTCTGGTGCTCGATGCGCAGGGACGCATCGTCTATTTCAACCCCTACACCGAGCGCTTGACCGGTTATTCCTTGCCTGAGGTGCGCGGGCAGGATTGGTGTGAGCTTTTCGTCCCGCAGGCGGAGCGTGAAAAGATTCAACAGTTGCTGCAGGAGGTGGTGGCAGGAACGCCCGGCCGCGGCAACGTCAACGGTGTAATGACGCGGGGCGGGGCGGTGGTGCAGGTTGAATGGCACGACGATCTTTTGCGTGACGCGAGCGGCCGCCTCCTCGGGGTGCTCAGCATCGGCTGCGATATTTCCGCGCGGCTGGCCTGTGAACGTTCCCTCGAAGATCACCGCCGCCAACTGGAAGCTCAGGTGGCGGAGCGCACCGCGGATCTGCTGGAGGCCAACCGCCAGCTTAAACGCGAAGTCGCCGCGCGCCGACGCACGGAGAAAAATCTCGCACAGACCTCCTTGCAGCTTGAGACCATTCTCGATGCCATCCCCGATATCATCGGGGTGTTGCGCCCTGATTTCAAAGTAGAGCGTTACAATCGTGCCGGCTATGAGTTCTTCGGCCTCGAACCCCAGGATGTGATCGGGCGGCATTGCTACGGCCTGATCGGCCGGGAGGAATCCTGTGATGTGTGCCCCGCGCGCGAAGTGCTTCAAACCAGCAAGCCGGCCAGCAAAGAGGTCTACGACGCGGAA encodes:
- a CDS encoding (Fe-S)-binding protein, producing the protein MSRTEPLGNFTAEDAPHYDDVVQCMRCGFCLPTCPTYALTGRERSSPRGRVALARAVAEKKLEFTPAIKEEAFFCLDCRACTTACPSGVRAGEVMEMCRSQAHAFYPLGKMGKAFREFILQKMVPSPKMMETSMLPTRLYQRLGIQWLVRHLKVLKLGPEWMNKAEGMLPELEKPLRPQLPDIVAARGEKRGRVGFFLGCVMTLMYPNVSRNTVRVLTHQGFDVVTPKDTKCCGAPHLSEGDRETARQLALFNLDLFLAQDVDYIVTDCAGCGAALKEYEELLAERAEHEKLSRFREKIRDISEFLVEVGLRTEGLQEVRARVTYHEPCHLCHAQGISAQPRQLIRQIPGVELREMQEASWCCGSAATWGLKFSQDSQKVLDRKLDNVKASGADILITANPGCHLQLAWGVRQAGMPQDVLHLMELLGRALPPD
- a CDS encoding LutC/YkgG family protein — its product is MIDAKLVQGFSEAASRVGAKVLPMRDASAAADYIHMQAGGLVLLAPSPSLERLGLARGLRERGSDIATHQPRTQAPAAAAGITGANFAIADTGTVVLESTAEATRLATTLPTRHFVLLDPRKIVADGLAAVAPLRRLQQQTPRSFLAYISGPSRTADIERVLTIGVHGPCELHILLLEGISEDPLEN
- the ldhH gene encoding L-lactate dehydrogenase (quinone) large subunit LdhH, which codes for MNKQRTRQYKQLIDQALATPKLQDALHKFGDAYLISRQNAFAGLDFETLRQEIAAMKDQVREEHEELLARFMQNARAAGAIVHLARTGEEANAYIANLAKKRGVKTVAKSKSMASEEIHLNDALAKAGVKAVETDLGEWIIQLAGQRPSHMVMPAIHMFKEEVAELFGQVTGRTEPAEIAHLVQVAREQLRQTYLDADMGITGANIAVAETGGIVLVTNEGNARLVATLPKIHVVLVGIEKLVPTLEDAAKVIRVLPKNATGQPLTSYVTWITGAVPCGDADKELHIVLLDNGRSALAASPHCQDALRCIRCGACANVCPVYQTVGGHVFGHIYIGAIGIILTAFFHGLDKAAEIVRACIGCRACVAICPSNIDLEGIILHLRSVIGEEEGIGAGKSIVFKKVMRNRKLFHSLIRAASLLQKPVSKGERSIRHLPAYFSSFTEWRTLPTIAAKPLRDLLPEVPQNIEKPRYRVAFFGGCGNDFIYPEMGLDLVKVLNHLGVEVYYPQEQNCCGIPALYSGDRQTAVELAEQNVRALLAEDPDFVVTTCPTCTMALRRDFVEHLKDNPVWAQKAEHLAEKTLDVSAFIHNVLQDTATLEAPADGEKLTYHDSCHLRRGAGVWREPRALLESAGFELSEMAHADRCCGFGGSYSFTSHPPISREITKDKVNDIANSGASVVAMDCPGCLIMLRGALEKRDLPVRAAHTIELLAERLKKR
- a CDS encoding L-lactate permease; protein product: MSPGIQALLAGTPIIVAAVLLVGLQWPARRAMPIVYLTAAGIALFFWEMSFNRVLASTIQGFIVTVAVLWIIFGAIMLLNTLQNSGAISTIRAGFTNISPDRRVQVLILAWLFGCFIEGASGFGTPAAIAAPLLVAIGFPALGAIMVGMMIQSTPVSFGAVGTPIIIGVTNGLDHIAIGNQLTATGSSWEAFVQIITSEVAIGHAIVGTLMPLLMVMMLTRFFGKNKSWKEGLAMAPFALFTGLAFAVPYALTGIFLGPEFPSLIGALFGMAIVVPAARKGFLTPKTVWDFAPQEEWPKAWFGTITPKKPSLDERKISLPMAWTPYILVALILVASRVFPALKSALLSLSFGWRNILGEAGVSSSIEPLYLPGGILLFVCVLTLFLHRMKFSQFTAAAGSAGKTLLGAGFVLMFTIPMVRILINSGINGADLVSMPVAMADYVAVTFGSVYPFFAPTVGGLGAFIAGSNTVSNMMLSQFQLEVANALSVSGAVMLSLQAMGAAAGNMIAIHNVVAASATVGLLGQEGRTIRMTIIPTTFYLIALGILGLVAVYVLGLTDPLMGL
- a CDS encoding GSU3128 family (seleno)protein, which codes for MKIRKKVFEFEYEEVLDVKTRELIRVACAVAVGCPDULGKHFAVAKEQGASAAELREALAYGIIAPAGRAKNFVLNMMDSLGLEEESEE
- a CDS encoding FAD-binding oxidoreductase; the protein is MISSTAIAHLKEKLGDANVLHEKEDLLTLGYDSTPGVHHLPEVVVYPTTTEEVIAAMEIAEREGLPLTPRGSGTGLSGGSVPVKGGMVLCLTRMNRILEIDEENLTATAEAGVITLDLFNAVAAKGLFYPPDPGSQKISTLGGNVAENAGGLRGLKYGVTRDYVMALKGVLADRSLIATGGKSVKDVAGYGFKDLLVGSEGTLGIVTEITVKLIPPPQDKRTILAYFNDVRTAGEAVSRIIAAKIIPSTMEIMDRAVINCVEDYVKIGLPRQMAALLLIEVDGHPAPVAEEAAGVQKILEQVKAAEIHVARDAEHAASLAAARRTALSALARMSPTTLLEDATVPRSRLAETFSEIERLTEKYRLKVGTFGHAGDGNLHPTVLCDERDHEEMERAHAFYNELYEQVLAWGGTVSGEHGIGLAKKEYLARQIGPGGVQVMKRIKQVFDPQGILNPGKIFDEGDPCTQVHVEEGFRVSH